In one Streptomyces marincola genomic region, the following are encoded:
- a CDS encoding response regulator transcription factor, giving the protein MDRIRVLVVDGHRIFAESLATALTAEQDVEATAVGSVPAALHLLERSKGGGDPAFDVLLLDADLDGAGPGAQSLLAAAQDRFPGLHAVMLAAEDDAVRAARTLAAGACGWVAKDSSLARLLQVVRGVLREETHVPPALLTGVLRELRRDRHHRSEQQRLVESLTPRELEVLRCMLAGLGRKAVAERLFLSPHTVRTHMQNVLGKLGVHSTLAAVALARRAGVPPAE; this is encoded by the coding sequence GTGGATCGTATTCGGGTGCTGGTCGTCGACGGGCACCGGATTTTCGCCGAGTCGCTCGCCACCGCGCTCACCGCGGAGCAGGACGTCGAGGCGACCGCGGTCGGCAGTGTGCCCGCGGCCCTTCACCTGCTGGAGCGGAGCAAGGGCGGCGGCGACCCGGCGTTCGACGTGCTGCTGCTCGACGCCGACCTGGACGGCGCGGGGCCGGGCGCGCAGTCCCTGCTCGCCGCCGCGCAGGACCGTTTCCCCGGCCTTCACGCTGTCATGCTCGCGGCAGAAGACGACGCGGTCAGGGCCGCGCGCACCCTGGCCGCCGGCGCCTGCGGCTGGGTCGCCAAGGACAGCTCGCTGGCCCGGCTGCTCCAGGTGGTCAGGGGCGTGCTGCGGGAGGAGACCCACGTGCCGCCCGCGCTGCTCACCGGCGTGCTGCGGGAGCTGCGCCGGGACCGGCACCACCGCAGCGAGCAGCAGCGCCTGGTGGAGTCGCTGACCCCGCGCGAACTCGAAGTGCTGCGCTGCATGCTGGCCGGGCTGGGGCGCAAGGCCGTGGCCGAGCGCCTGTTCCTCTCCCCGCACACCGTCCGCACCCACATGCAGAACGTGCTCGGCAAGCTGGGCGTGCACTCCACGCTCGCCGCCGTCGCGCTGGCCCGCCGCGCCGGGGTGCCGCCCGCCGAATGA
- a CDS encoding MarR family winged helix-turn-helix transcriptional regulator, producing MEDEVDRLVAAWRRERPDLDVEPLEVLSRVSRLARHLDRARRLAFAELDLEPWEFDVLTALRRAGSPYQLSPGQLLTQTLVTSGTMTNRIDRLAKRGLVERQPDPSDRRGVLVSLTATGRRHADEALAGLLTQERALLGGLTTAQRRELAALLRALTAPFDNTPT from the coding sequence ATGGAGGACGAGGTTGACCGGCTGGTGGCTGCCTGGCGGCGCGAGCGCCCCGATCTCGACGTGGAGCCGCTCGAAGTGCTGAGCCGGGTGAGCCGGCTGGCCCGGCACCTGGACCGGGCCCGCAGGCTGGCGTTCGCCGAGCTCGACCTCGAACCGTGGGAGTTCGACGTGCTCACCGCCCTGCGCCGGGCCGGCAGCCCTTACCAGCTGTCCCCCGGCCAGCTGCTCACCCAGACCCTCGTCACCTCGGGCACCATGACCAACCGCATCGACCGGCTGGCCAAGCGCGGGCTGGTCGAGCGGCAGCCGGACCCGAGCGACCGGCGGGGCGTCCTGGTGAGCCTGACCGCGACCGGCAGGCGGCACGCGGACGAGGCGCTGGCCGGACTGCTCACGCAGGAACGGGCCCTGCTCGGCGGCCTCACCACGGCCCAGCGCCGGGAGCTGGCCGCGCTGCTGCGGGCGCTCACCGCGCCCTTCGACAACACCCCGACCTGA